Proteins encoded by one window of Candidatus Cloacimonadaceae bacterium:
- the murI gene encoding glutamate racemase produces the protein MKKPIGIFDSGVGGLTVYKAIREAFPEEDLVYFGDTARVPYGPKSSQTIIDYSIQNSRFLLQRAIKILVVACNTSSAVAIPALKRLTDIPIIGVIEPGANQAIKRSPKLRIGIIGTEGTIRSEAYKTAIQALMPNSEVFSHACPLFVPLVEESWQQHHTTDLIVKEYLSYFDDLDIDTLVLGCTHYPLLRAAIQRAVGEHITLVDSADAIAEYLKVLLPAEIDGTPGTNSFYVSDSEAKFSQIAARILGHEISRLKRVRLFESWFED, from the coding sequence ATGAAGAAACCGATCGGGATATTTGATTCCGGCGTAGGTGGCCTCACAGTTTACAAAGCCATCCGCGAAGCCTTTCCGGAGGAGGATTTGGTCTATTTTGGCGATACCGCAAGAGTACCCTATGGTCCCAAATCTTCCCAAACAATCATCGACTATTCGATCCAGAATTCCCGCTTTCTTCTGCAAAGAGCTATCAAGATTCTCGTCGTTGCCTGCAACACGTCTTCCGCAGTCGCGATTCCCGCTTTGAAACGACTGACGGACATCCCCATCATCGGAGTAATCGAACCTGGCGCTAATCAGGCGATTAAGCGCTCACCCAAGCTTCGGATCGGCATCATCGGTACCGAGGGAACAATACGTAGTGAAGCATACAAGACTGCGATTCAAGCGCTTATGCCAAATTCCGAAGTATTTTCCCATGCCTGTCCCCTATTCGTTCCCCTGGTTGAAGAAAGCTGGCAGCAGCACCATACGACGGATCTGATCGTGAAGGAATATCTTTCCTATTTTGACGATCTGGATATCGATACTCTGGTCTTGGGTTGCACTCATTATCCACTGCTCAGAGCTGCTATTCAACGCGCTGTGGGAGAACATATTACACTGGTGGATAGCGCGGACGCAATTGCCGAATATCTCAAAGTGCTACTGCCCGCTGAAATTGACGGAACACCCGGAACAAATAGCTTTTACGTAAGCGATAGTGAAGCCAAGTTCTCACAAATTGCAGCCCGCATCCTTGGTCATGAAATCTCCCGCCTCAAGCGGGTACGCTTGTTTGAGAGCTGGTTCGAAGATTAA